A region from the Paludicola sp. MB14-C6 genome encodes:
- a CDS encoding type IV secretory system conjugative DNA transfer family protein: MFYAFSKTTKAILSVIFFSLSYILLTLFFDITKIYIIQQTPFAFLSLLPHFWFIKLPLSFIFVLCIVWINFNPKLNIKSKTVGDGQHGTARFGTEEEKYKSCLRVPFGKEKTPGIVVGVEQKAWLIDTSDTNALLLASPGGGKTKTMLIPTIYYNAKVQKNTNQGASMLLTDCKGEELRTTANMLKEHDYNVLFLDFRHPLQSYCFNLMIEVNRYMDKYKAATTEEQKLIYYARAEKFAKMVANAIIDNLGSSNKDEASEFFKDTSQGLLSALILLVSEYGDEGERHIVSVFKLIIELNGLTEDSSDTLQKNKLKSLLDKVNNERIKSFAGASITADVRTSMNIFSSALSKLLAFIDAELEQLVCRHSEEINDIDFVSKPTAIFLICPDEDKTRHFFASLFIRYFVTALITQAEENGGELQREVIALWDEMGQMPAIKDIDSIFTAFRSRKGRFLIALQSYAQLEETYGKSKAKIIKEACQILMFTNISPNSKETLTELSEVLGKQTVLSGSVTMKNQNVTQDSSSYQMVGKPLMSITDIITLPKFDWVLQKSSCYPIKTHLPLYWDYLKKYDPYEATIKTDIIPIQSLTSEKISQLEKRKQSKLSIGMFD; this comes from the coding sequence ATGTTCTATGCTTTTAGTAAGACAACAAAAGCAATTTTAAGTGTAATCTTCTTCAGTTTATCCTATATTTTATTGACGCTTTTTTTCGATATAACTAAAATATATATCATTCAGCAAACACCATTCGCTTTTTTAAGTTTATTACCTCATTTTTGGTTTATTAAACTACCTTTATCTTTTATATTTGTTCTTTGTATTGTCTGGATAAATTTCAATCCGAAGCTTAATATTAAATCAAAAACAGTTGGTGACGGACAACACGGCACTGCTAGATTTGGTACTGAAGAAGAAAAATACAAATCATGTTTACGTGTCCCCTTTGGTAAGGAAAAGACACCCGGTATTGTTGTGGGAGTGGAACAGAAAGCTTGGTTAATTGATACATCAGATACCAATGCTTTATTACTCGCCTCCCCTGGTGGTGGTAAAACAAAAACCATGTTAATTCCAACCATATACTACAATGCAAAAGTTCAGAAAAATACAAATCAGGGTGCTAGTATGCTCCTCACCGACTGCAAAGGTGAGGAGCTTCGTACTACTGCAAACATGTTAAAAGAACATGATTACAATGTCTTATTTTTAGACTTCAGGCATCCTTTACAATCCTATTGTTTTAACCTCATGATTGAAGTTAATCGGTACATGGATAAGTACAAAGCTGCAACTACTGAAGAACAAAAACTAATCTATTATGCACGTGCTGAGAAATTCGCTAAAATGGTTGCTAATGCAATAATAGATAATCTCGGATCATCCAATAAAGATGAAGCTTCAGAGTTTTTTAAAGATACATCACAGGGTTTACTTTCCGCATTAATCTTATTAGTATCAGAATATGGTGACGAGGGCGAACGACATATTGTATCAGTGTTTAAGTTAATTATAGAGCTGAATGGCTTAACAGAAGACAGCTCAGACACACTACAGAAAAACAAGCTAAAGTCTTTACTAGATAAAGTAAACAATGAACGTATTAAAAGTTTTGCCGGTGCTTCTATTACTGCTGATGTAAGGACGTCTATGAATATCTTCTCATCTGCATTAAGTAAGCTGCTTGCTTTTATTGATGCCGAACTAGAACAGCTTGTTTGCCGTCACAGTGAAGAGATTAACGATATTGATTTTGTATCAAAGCCTACGGCAATATTCCTAATCTGTCCCGATGAAGATAAGACACGTCACTTCTTTGCTAGTTTATTTATCCGCTATTTTGTTACTGCTCTGATTACACAAGCTGAAGAAAATGGCGGTGAGCTCCAACGTGAAGTAATAGCCTTATGGGATGAGATGGGACAGATGCCTGCAATAAAAGATATTGATAGTATTTTTACTGCATTTCGTAGCCGTAAAGGTAGATTTTTAATAGCTTTACAAAGCTACGCACAGCTTGAAGAAACGTATGGAAAGAGCAAAGCTAAAATCATTAAAGAAGCTTGTCAAATACTTATGTTTACCAATATATCACCGAACAGTAAAGAAACATTAACAGAGCTTTCAGAAGTGCTAGGAAAACAAACCGTACTAAGTGGAAGTGTTACAATGAAAAATCAGAATGTAACGCAAGATTCTAGTAGTTATCAAATGGTGGGAAAACCTCTAATGTCAATTACTGATATTATCACGTTACCAAAGTTTGATTGGGTTCTGCAAAAGTCTAGTTGCTATCCAATTAAAACACACCTACCCCTTTATTGGGACTACTTAAAGAAATATGATCCGTATGAAGCAACAATAAAAACCGACATTATACCAATACAATCATTAACAAGCGAAAAAATTTCACAGTTGGAAAAACGTAAACAATCTAAATTATCAATTGGTATGTTTGATTGA
- a CDS encoding ArdC-like ssDNA-binding domain-containing protein — protein sequence MEELPVKSVIVVPVQFEGRDYAQKRTMLIVGTTPTGEYICNNFTSDKRYKDNEKFQANVYIPKTHENGLKFNSYIKCDTQYIVPKDYAGISQLSIHITDDQFNTVLQRTSQVKDIIVEHVGNTKQNEMKQYTDKILETLDKFKMDPQLMKDFVAFSSKFYSYSLRNKMLIYMQNPFATFVASYTGWQQLGYNVLKGSSSLRIFRPIENVTFLRNGESIKISEATNEEKIKIGKGELKTYTQISYIKYNVFDISQTTCPKEDYPKLYSMGYASLEHKELYDVTKDFIETSGFTVEEKNLPTISLNGYCNTQENSIVINSKLNDTERLNTLLHEYAHGLLHKTSTQPTAVKEFEAESLSMMLHHRLGLEIDDNSKLYVCNSYQSIDKDLFAIGESFERLSKAFKFIEKGISDSAKSKGFDISNSRELSLGAKKEKQSNIAHGQSDKQPNIINRNFIQDL from the coding sequence ATGGAAGAGCTACCTGTTAAAAGTGTTATTGTTGTGCCGGTACAATTTGAAGGACGTGACTACGCACAAAAAAGAACTATGCTCATAGTTGGAACAACACCTACTGGTGAATATATTTGTAACAACTTTACATCAGATAAAAGGTATAAAGACAATGAAAAATTCCAAGCAAATGTTTATATTCCTAAGACTCATGAAAACGGTTTGAAATTTAACAGCTACATAAAATGTGATACTCAATATATCGTACCAAAGGATTACGCTGGTATATCACAACTTTCTATCCACATTACAGACGATCAATTCAATACTGTTCTTCAGCGCACTTCACAAGTAAAAGATATTATAGTTGAGCATGTTGGAAACACAAAACAAAATGAAATGAAACAGTATACGGATAAAATACTTGAAACTTTGGATAAGTTTAAAATGGATCCACAGTTAATGAAAGATTTTGTTGCTTTCAGCTCTAAATTCTATTCATACAGCTTAAGAAATAAAATGCTTATTTATATGCAGAATCCATTTGCTACATTTGTTGCAAGTTATACAGGGTGGCAACAGCTAGGCTATAACGTTCTTAAAGGCTCTAGCTCACTTAGAATTTTCAGACCGATTGAAAACGTTACCTTTTTAAGAAATGGGGAGTCTATTAAGATTTCAGAAGCAACCAATGAAGAGAAAATCAAGATTGGTAAAGGTGAATTAAAGACCTATACTCAAATAAGCTATATAAAATATAATGTATTCGATATTTCTCAAACCACTTGTCCGAAAGAAGATTATCCAAAATTATATAGCATGGGTTACGCAAGTTTAGAGCATAAAGAGTTATATGATGTTACCAAAGACTTTATTGAAACAAGTGGATTTACTGTTGAGGAAAAGAATTTACCAACAATCTCTCTTAATGGCTATTGCAATACACAAGAGAACAGCATTGTTATTAACAGTAAACTTAACGACACGGAACGTCTTAACACATTATTACATGAATATGCACATGGACTATTACATAAAACTTCAACCCAGCCTACAGCTGTAAAGGAATTTGAAGCGGAAAGCCTATCTATGATGCTGCATCACAGACTAGGACTTGAAATTGATGATAATTCTAAGCTCTATGTTTGCAATAGTTATCAAAGCATTGATAAAGATTTATTTGCTATCGGTGAAAGCTTTGAACGGCTAAGCAAAGCTTTTAAGTTTATTGAAAAAGGTATATCAGATTCAGCAAAATCAAAGGGCTTTGATATTTCAAATTCAAGAGAATTATCCCTGGGGGCAAAGAAAGAAAAACAAAGCAATATAGCACATGGGCAATCCGATAAGCAGCCTAATATTATTAACCGAAATTTTATCCAAGACCTATAA
- the mobP3 gene encoding MobP3 family relaxase: MPKVIVNTCYIKSSNHFLNYLEYAGEKIEAQSITLKSGETIDTASDEIIKLDSTIEKINVTFKDGKVVSMEPERYQMFTNAKQLEYTTPDLIDTSGTVQKENMNTMKYIDYIAHRPSVEKIEGVGHGLFDMNGSVDISTAKKLAEQYEKNIKWSHIISLTRTDAERTGYDNRNAWENLIRAKAPAIAKAYNISLENLVLNCAFHNKDDHPHIHLFVYSRNNREAFITGGKEGLIKSTEKMKSIFFNEIFKDDVSYLKEIKNDQENVLEKKLKEITRQITNRMYIPPSELLTKLHDLSFELDKVKGNKYYGYLPQPIKQHVNDILQYAIQNDKFLNQTYAEYMKTYRTLIEQYIDDEDKINKKLDAVSEKLFNPGKADSKVMQNIIIKSALQYSQVIEKKAEKSPTKEKQKQGKFEAEGKNTNLEKAAEKYTGDNNFKELDNKDNPLLESFKKQLQKSLRCIYSDPNKDFSFTWQRKISDINTQLKAFEFQTFDKLSAHSRHDVLQIVKELLEKDDVLKQSYDKLIQGHKELFEQYDNSEQLLEGFKEYLFSEDQYKSSSIASSVIFFSCNDDVKFSEWRNLNECNKDVSKQLFESLNKCYKAPGENSTLLQEKIYKIEKLLEADKIDVSKLQSLQSELLHFLVNTDGRFALEYECLKRENKSVLQEHCYDVAQYEKKYLEELDRLFFLPGKYGYQKLHFLIERFSENSGSYKFNERLDHCNSYKAFNKELYKSLNKVFDYTSPFYSINIQKKLYNLHKIIIKLKDQKKLEESKDNDALKQSEISKDFHFRYSDLNNEAKHEIKDIILEVMANNSYLKALYNQTKAEYNEVVQSKLYYGEENIDSIMKDFDDRFFSPATYDTKSSHNILLKYAENFERNQIISEHYANSNYLRLQRKQKRLQAKQQQILQFAVKSMLYGLCKVFSDSAMNNNMYSQQNERNTTLKMGKRFTKKRLHQKHQNISNPIHF; the protein is encoded by the coding sequence ATGCCAAAAGTTATAGTAAATACTTGTTACATAAAAAGCAGCAATCACTTTTTAAATTACCTGGAGTATGCCGGCGAAAAAATAGAAGCACAAAGTATCACATTAAAAAGTGGTGAAACGATTGACACTGCTTCTGATGAAATCATTAAGCTGGATAGTACTATTGAAAAAATCAACGTTACTTTTAAAGATGGCAAAGTTGTTTCTATGGAGCCGGAACGATACCAAATGTTTACCAATGCCAAACAACTTGAATACACTACTCCCGACCTGATCGACACGAGTGGTACAGTACAAAAAGAAAACATGAACACTATGAAATACATTGACTATATCGCTCATCGTCCTTCCGTTGAGAAAATTGAGGGTGTGGGACATGGCTTGTTTGACATGAATGGATCAGTTGATATTTCAACGGCGAAAAAACTTGCGGAACAGTACGAAAAGAATATTAAGTGGTCTCATATTATATCATTGACTCGCACGGATGCAGAGCGTACTGGTTATGATAATCGTAATGCCTGGGAGAATTTAATTAGAGCAAAAGCTCCAGCAATTGCAAAGGCATATAACATTAGCTTAGAAAATCTTGTTTTAAACTGTGCATTTCACAACAAAGACGATCATCCTCATATTCATCTTTTTGTGTACAGCCGTAATAACCGAGAAGCTTTCATAACAGGTGGAAAAGAAGGTTTAATCAAAAGCACCGAAAAAATGAAAAGCATATTTTTTAATGAAATTTTCAAAGATGATGTAAGCTATTTAAAAGAAATTAAAAACGATCAGGAAAACGTTCTTGAGAAAAAGCTGAAAGAAATCACTAGGCAGATTACTAACCGTATGTACATTCCTCCAAGTGAACTGCTAACTAAGCTTCATGATTTATCTTTTGAATTGGATAAGGTCAAAGGTAATAAGTATTATGGATATCTACCTCAACCGATTAAGCAGCATGTAAATGACATACTACAATATGCCATTCAAAATGATAAGTTTTTAAATCAAACATATGCAGAGTACATGAAGACTTATCGAACATTAATAGAACAATATATTGATGATGAAGATAAAATCAATAAAAAGCTTGATGCAGTTTCTGAAAAACTTTTTAATCCAGGTAAAGCAGATAGTAAAGTTATGCAGAACATCATTATAAAAAGTGCTCTCCAATATAGCCAGGTGATTGAAAAGAAAGCTGAGAAAAGCCCTACTAAAGAAAAACAAAAGCAAGGTAAATTTGAAGCTGAAGGAAAAAATACCAATTTAGAAAAAGCTGCTGAAAAATATACTGGGGATAATAACTTTAAAGAATTGGATAATAAGGACAATCCTTTATTAGAGAGCTTTAAAAAGCAACTTCAAAAAAGTTTACGTTGTATATACAGTGATCCAAACAAAGATTTTTCATTTACATGGCAACGTAAAATTTCAGATATTAATACGCAGCTTAAAGCTTTTGAATTTCAAACATTTGATAAGCTTTCAGCTCATTCAAGACATGATGTTTTGCAAATTGTAAAAGAACTGTTGGAAAAAGATGATGTTTTGAAACAATCATATGACAAGCTCATCCAAGGTCACAAAGAGTTATTTGAACAATATGATAATTCCGAACAGTTGCTTGAAGGTTTTAAAGAATATCTATTTAGTGAAGATCAATACAAATCAAGCTCAATTGCTTCCAGTGTAATATTTTTTTCTTGTAACGATGATGTTAAATTTTCTGAGTGGCGCAATCTTAATGAGTGTAACAAAGATGTATCAAAACAGCTTTTCGAATCACTCAATAAATGTTATAAGGCTCCAGGAGAAAACAGCACACTTCTTCAAGAGAAAATCTACAAAATTGAAAAACTACTTGAAGCCGATAAAATTGATGTTTCTAAGCTGCAATCTCTTCAATCTGAATTGCTGCACTTTCTTGTTAATACGGATGGGCGCTTTGCACTAGAATATGAATGTTTAAAGCGTGAAAACAAGTCAGTACTTCAGGAACATTGTTATGACGTGGCACAGTACGAAAAAAAATATTTAGAAGAGCTTGATAGACTGTTTTTTCTACCTGGTAAGTATGGATATCAAAAACTACATTTCTTAATTGAACGATTTTCAGAGAACTCAGGTAGTTATAAGTTTAATGAAAGATTGGATCATTGCAATTCCTATAAAGCGTTTAACAAAGAATTATACAAGTCTTTGAATAAAGTATTTGATTATACTTCACCTTTTTACTCAATTAATATCCAAAAGAAGCTATATAATCTTCATAAAATAATTATCAAACTGAAAGATCAAAAGAAACTTGAAGAAAGTAAAGATAATGATGCATTAAAGCAGTCTGAAATTTCTAAAGATTTTCATTTTAGATATTCGGATTTAAACAATGAAGCAAAGCATGAAATAAAGGATATTATATTGGAGGTAATGGCTAATAACTCTTATTTAAAAGCACTTTACAATCAAACAAAAGCAGAGTATAATGAAGTTGTTCAATCAAAATTATATTATGGTGAAGAAAATATTGATAGCATCATGAAAGATTTTGATGATCGCTTTTTTAGTCCTGCTACTTATGATACAAAAAGCAGCCATAACATTTTACTAAAATATGCAGAGAACTTTGAAAGAAATCAAATTATTTCAGAGCACTATGCAAATAGTAACTACTTAAGGCTGCAACGTAAGCAAAAGAGACTACAAGCCAAACAGCAACAAATTTTGCAATTTGCAGTTAAATCAATGCTTTATGGGTTATGTAAGGTGTTTTCTGATTCAGCTATGAATAACAACATGTATTCACAACAAAATGAACGAAACACAACTTTAAAAATGGGGAAGCGTTTTACTAAGAAACGTCTTCATCAGAAGCATCAAAACATTTCTAACCCTATTCATTTTTAG
- a CDS encoding M23 family metallopeptidase, whose amino-acid sequence MSATAAIATVAVQVVTDKKKRNFVLKIVLIIIMIVLLLIFLIVIIVAALFETFFPKDNNLLENKYYQAKEAIKQEYDIPNDLDISYLQYIDLASTDSLSEDVEAIKKKIASYYLKTEVIKTEVDGEPIEEKITFFKSLTDITTMVSKPPFSLSESDASFLLTIPTLSDDVPLLGNYPMPVKGNITSPYGYRVDPVFGLTSEFHRGIDIGAKWHDKVISIADGEVYKVNYNKSSWGNYVIIKHDTRDGMFYSLSAHLSSIIVQPGEVIKKGQVIGFEGGDQRYDPNPGNTTGHHLHFEIWKNSNSNSTMNPLKIISK is encoded by the coding sequence GTGTCTGCTACTGCTGCTATTGCAACGGTTGCTGTTCAAGTTGTTACTGATAAAAAGAAACGTAATTTTGTACTAAAAATAGTTTTAATAATTATTATGATTGTACTCCTGTTAATCTTTTTAATTGTAATTATTGTAGCTGCTCTTTTTGAGACGTTCTTTCCAAAGGACAATAATCTATTAGAGAATAAATATTATCAAGCTAAAGAAGCTATTAAACAGGAATATGATATACCTAATGATTTAGATATATCATATTTACAATACATTGATTTAGCATCAACAGATTCACTTTCAGAAGATGTGGAAGCGATTAAAAAGAAGATTGCATCTTATTACTTAAAAACAGAAGTAATCAAGACTGAGGTTGATGGTGAACCCATAGAAGAAAAGATAACTTTTTTTAAAAGTTTAACTGACATTACTACGATGGTAAGCAAACCACCTTTTAGTCTTTCAGAAAGCGATGCAAGCTTTTTGTTAACAATTCCTACTTTAAGTGATGATGTTCCTCTGCTTGGAAATTATCCTATGCCTGTTAAAGGTAACATCACTTCTCCATATGGTTATAGAGTCGATCCTGTTTTTGGCTTAACTTCAGAATTTCATCGTGGTATTGATATTGGTGCGAAGTGGCACGATAAAGTTATCAGCATAGCAGATGGAGAGGTTTACAAAGTAAACTATAATAAAAGCAGTTGGGGCAATTATGTTATTATTAAACATGATACAAGAGATGGCATGTTTTATTCTTTATCGGCTCATTTATCTTCTATCATTGTTCAGCCCGGAGAGGTTATAAAGAAAGGACAAGTCATTGGATTTGAGGGTGGCGATCAGCGTTATGATCCGAACCCAGGCAATACAACAGGTCATCATTTACACTTTGAAATATGGAAAAATTCAAATTCTAATAGTACCATGAACCCATTAAAAATTATTTCAAAGTGA